The nucleotide window CACCTGCAACATTTTTGAATCATTATAAATATCTGATGAATGATTACAAAATGAAAGATGACCGTTGATGGGATAACTACCATCCGTTTCGATGTTGCGAATGTATGTGGGGGCCGCCTTGACGGTAGGAGCATGATCCTCGCACATGATGCCTATTCATTGAGATGGTAAGAAAGAGACGGTACAACTGAAAATTTGTGTAGAAGAGTGACAGTACCCAATTCTTACCATCGGTACCGACAGGGTACGTCGGCATACTCATTGCAGGGCCCCCATCTAGACACACAGATGTGGACCGAAAGTCAGGTGTTGCGTGAGAGTCAGACATTGTGCTAGTTAGATCTGGACGCGGCATTGCGATCGATTCAGCACACAGAGTGTTTTTCTTTGCAGCATACTTTGCCTTTCTCTGAGCACTCGACTCGCCCATCTCATCAGAAGTCATGCTTTCTCGGTGTTGCATGCGCCATTCTCTTTGATTTTGATTTTTTTGTTGAAGATCAATCATTCCGTTATCCACATTCTTCCGATAATCTGCTCGCCTCTGCGCATTTTCCTGCTCCCTTTGCCCGTCCCTTAACCTTAAGTTACGCTTGCGTTCTTTATCATTTTGACGCCTAGCTTGTTTTTTATCATGAATGACACCAGATGCAGTTGAAGGAGGCAACGGGGCAGGCTGATTTTCATCTTGTTGCTTTCTGGCTGCCTCCTCTTTTTTCTTTCAATAAGCAGCTCGCCTCCGAGCCTTTATTTGCTCTTTTTTCTCGTCAAGGTCCACCGAGGTTGGTTGACACCCATTAGTGATGTCACCGAGAGGTAACAGGGGAACATTTTGGATATCTGCACGGAGGGTTTAGGGTCTTCATTGTTCAACAAGAATTCATGTAGTAGACTCACACTTACTTTATATAGCTGCACGGGCTGGTTAAACAATGATGTATAGCTGGACGTAGTTGGGTTGGCTGGTTGAAGCTAGTTCTTTATCTAACGATTATTATTTAAATAATCCCTCCGTGCCCATACATAAAGTGTAAATATGGACTCAAAAGTCGTATGTCTGACCTATATCGACTTTCCAAATTTGTGTTACTTCAACATAAATGATGAGGAATTGTATGTAGAACACAGTGGTCAACTATTGGTCAATTATTTTATTCACTATTCTTGGTCAATTATTCATGGGATTGAATTGCATGGAAACATGTGTCGCCTACATTCTTAACTAAGAAAGTATATACGGTCATCGTATTGCTGAAACATAAAACATCCTTACCTGATTTCGTAAGGGCAGCTAGATTTTCATCTTGTTGCTTGCTGGCTGCCTCCTCTTTTTTCTTTCGATAAGCAGCTCGCCTCCGAGCCTTTATTTGCTCTTTTTTCTCGTCAAGGTCCACCGAGGTTGGTTGACACCCATTAGTGATATCACCGAGAGGTAACAGGGGTACATTTTGCATATCTGCATGTACATTGATATTAACCTTATATTCTGGAATAGAGGGAGTATATATACTATCCTCGCAGTGCCGACACATAAATCATTCTTACCTGATATCGTAAGGGAAGACAAATTTCCATCTTGTTGCTTGACGGTAGCCTCCTCTTCTTTCGATAAGCAGCTCGCCTCCGAGCATTTATTTGCTCTTTTTTCTCGTCAAGGTCCACTGAGGTAGGTTGACACCCATCAGTGATATCACCGAGAGGGGACAGGGTAACATTTTGCACATCTGCTTGTACATTGATGGTACCCTCATCATTTTTCGTCGGATATTAACATTatattgtggaatggagggagtatatatacTATTATCGTAGTCCGACACATAAAACATTCTTACCTGATATCGTAAGGGCAGACAGATTTTCATCTTGTTGCTTGACGGTAGCCTCCTCTTTTTTCTTTCGATAAGCAGCTCGCCTCCGAGATTTTATGAACTCTCTTTTTTCGTCAAGGTCCATAGAGGATGGTTGATAAGCATTAGTGATATCACTGAGAGGATGGTGTGGAACATTCTGCGGCCTCTTTTCCTCTTTATCACGTTGCATGCTAGCTAGTTCTTTTGTCAGATTACTGAGAGCCGGCAATGAATCTACAGTATATAGGAATGAGATTGGGTGGCTGTCTGCATCATGTAAACATAACAAAATATTGGACCGAAATAAGGCAAAGTTGTAGGCACATGGTGTTAACCTTTCAGCAACATAATACTTACCCGTAATCAGATGGGAAGGTTGATGAACATATGTCCTTTCACAATCGGTCTGTTCAAGTATCATCCATGCCGAGGGAGTAATATGGACTCCTACAAGTCACACGCTTGATCCATTAGAATTGGTTCTGCCCAAGTCTGTTAGGTACGATTTATCACATAAAAAGCACAAATGTAAGCTCTGTATATATGCACAGCCTTAATACCTGGACTACTTGGGTAAATCTTGTGAACATCGTCGGCTACATGTATAACCCCTTCGTTAGAGTCGTCAACATTTGTCCCCTCCATCGGGCCTGCAACATCTCCTGTGATGGTGTTTGACATGTATAAGAAAATATGTAGCCGAACATATACATGGAGGTACACATATACCTGGTGTATCATATGTGCTATCACCATCGGTCTCAAATATCATCAGTTCCGAGGGAGTAATATGGACTCCTACAAGTCACACGCTTGATACATTAGAATTGGTTGTGCCCAAGTCTATTAGGTATGATTTATCACATAAAAAGGATAAAATTAAGCTCTGTATATTTGCACAGCCTTATACCTGGACTACGTGGGTAAATTTTGTCAACATCATCGGCTACGGGTATGATCCCTTCGTTAGAGTCGTCAACATTTGTCCCCTCCATCGGGCCTGCAACACATTCAGTCTCCTGGGATGGTGTTTGACTTGTGTAGCACAATTTATAGGTGAACATATACCTGGAGGTACATGTGATGAGGTCGTCTGTTCCGTTGGCTTGCTGTGTGGAGTCCCCATATGGAACTATTAAAAAAAAGGCATGTCCAACAGACTCAGGTATCCCGCAAATACATGTAAACTGACTTTGCAAGCAGATCACGTGAAATACCAACAGTACTAAAGGCCCGTTCCCATTGTACAGAAATTCAGTCCATAAGGGCAGCTTGTTACAGATTTATGAGTTTTGCTATACATATCAAAATAAAAAGACATGTCCAACAGACTTTGCTACCTTTCAATTTTTTGTAAACTGACTATGTTGATTTACATGTTAAAAATTCAATATGCTAAGATGAACTGTTCATCTGATTGCAGCCAGATGAAGGCCGTCGAAGATCACAAGGGCAGCTTGCTATTGTACAGGATTTCAACACATAAGGGCAGCTTGTTACATTTTACAGAAACTCATGATGTTGGCAATGGTAAGGGGGCGAAATCATGAAGGCACGGTTGGGTTGCAAGGTGCTCAAACTCTCATATTGCGATTTGCCTACAACTTTGTTGGTATGTTTGGTTGTTTGTAGTTTGTTTCTGTGACCTGTACTAAACTATATAGCAGCTATTTGCAGTCTGACATACATCTGCATATACAAAACTCAGAGAAGTCATGGAAAAAACTTGCTGTTAAGCAACTATATGGGCGTCAGAAAGAACTTCAGTCATTTGTTTGAAGCGCAGATCTGTACACGAATACCCTAGAAACATGAGTAGTCTCGTAGATCTTTTAGCAGGTATTGAACATGAGTCCATCAGGATCGCCCTGATTTGTACACGAAGACCTTACAAACAAAACCCATGTTCATACCTGGGGTTGAAACCGTACAGCATACCTGGGGTTGAAACCACCCTGCGTCCTCAGCGGCGCCGACGGGAGCTCCTACGTCTGTGGCGGCGATCCAGAAACGTGGATGCGAGATCCGTCTGGCGGCGGCGCTGTCGAGTGCGCAGATCGCACGACGGCTGCGCAGATCGCACGACGGTGGCGATCCAGATGGAATCAGGTGGCGAGATCCGGCGGGGTCTGGGGATTGGCAGCAGGGCGATCCCGCTGGACTCAGGCGGCGCTGTTTCTTTGGGCTACGTGGGTggggttgggtgggtgggtgtGGGGGTGAGGGGACGAAAAAAACCAGACAAAAAAAAACCCAGACGAAAGTGGTGGGACGAAAAAAAGCCGTGGACGCAATCCTACCAACtcagacattaggagtagagatggacgagttggttgaatagtacggtttattttcgtcccaccACTTTCAATCGTTTTTTTTTTCGCTGGTTTTTTCCGTCTCCCCTCCCACCACCCTACCAGTTTATCTTTTCACCACTATTTCCTTATAAACAAACACTTTCCTACCGTACAAAAAGTCATAAATCTAACTTTCCTAACTTAGCCTAATCAATCGATCCATCTCATTAATGGAATTtgctttaggaaacaaataatggatttgaaggaaacaaaTAAAGGACTTTTAAGGGAAAATCCAATTGACTAATCGACAAATATGTATATGAACCTTCCTTCTTCAAAACTCCACTCGGTCCTGATGGTAGGTATCGACGTTGTTTCGTTCGTCCTCCCTCAAACATGTAAAAAAGGAAACTCCTCCCGCAAAACAGCCATGATTCACGGACGCGGGATCATTCCCCACCAAGATTCCCATCCCTCCGCGAATCTACACGTCGACATTTTGCCATTCACATCCGTGCCAGATCCCTCACCGCATTGTCTCCCCCATCCCTCATTGCACCATGGCAGCTCCCTCCATAGCACCACATCGGCTTATAGTCACGTCGCGCTAGGTATGGGTCCACGGGAGCTAGCGCCCGGCGGCCCCAGGTCCAGTGTTACTCGTTCCCGCCACCGGCCTCGCCACCTACATCGACGGCGGGATCCGCAGCCTCCTCCTTCTATTGGGCGATACAAGGATCCGATGTTGTGTGCTGCTCCATCTACACGCTTTCTTTCTTATAGGAATCGGCTTCGCAGGTTAGTCCTCGATCTTCCATGTGGCTTACTGAATTTGAAGTAGTGATGGAACTATGATCTGAGGCAAATGTGTGCAGATATTCAGTAGCTGAAGTCTCCCGATTGATAACATACACGTTAGTACTCTGAACCTCCAAATTCCCTGCTCTGTTCTTCCAGAAGATACATTAATAGATCCTTTTTTTCTAGAGATGAGCCTACATTTTTATATGCTAACATCGTTGTTATTCATGAGAACAAAACAACACCATCAATTTTAACACATATTTTGAGTTTTACTGATTTGTCTGGAGGTAGAATTTGTGCATTATCAATTCAAGAAATGGGGGCATTGTTTGGGCAAGCCACCATTGAGATGTTTCCGCAAATGACATGATACACCATCATActttctattttctgcattaGTTTCAGTTTATTGCAATATTTTTAGACTTCTTTCTATCATAAACATAAGTACATGTGATCCCTTTTAATTAGCCCAAGTTTTTTAATAAATGGTAGGATGGTATTTCTTCTGATAAAATATATTAGAACAATCCAAGTTTTGTTCTTGGCACTATACAAGTGCATCTCCTATTTTATTGTAATAGCATGATGCACTTAATTTTCTTATGAGTGATAATTCAATGTGATTATATGATTATTGGAGCTCATATATTTTTTTAAGCAATGCAGCATGTGGTATTGTTTTTCATTTGTCATAGACAGTAGTAAAGGGAAAATCTGGTCGAAAAGTATGTGGTGTACAGTTTATAAAAACTTGCCGGGCTGAtaaaaatgaaatatgatttagTGTTACAAGAAGAGAGATCTTGATTCATGGCTTTGATTTGTTTGAATTATTTATTTTCAGCTTTATGCTTCATAAATCAGCATGCTGATGCTTGGTACTATAATCATGTGACCTACCAGATCGAGGCCCGGATACACAAGAGGCAGTACCAAGCAGCTACAACTCTCCGGCGACAGCAACAACAAGGCATGTTGCCTTCTATGCTTTTTCGGAACCTAGCTATTCATGTGCTTTTCTTATCACCCTGGATCAAATAATAGTTGTCAAAGCTCTTGACTTAAGGCATTCAAATTTATACAAATATTTTCTTGAATAGTTGCTCGAATATTTTGTACATCTATGTTTTATTATTCACATCTCAAAATAATGTTCTGTAATCAGGATGCATGATTGGCATGGAGTATGGATCATCTTGCCATGTTGTGTTCTTCTTGTGTTTAAGATTGTGTTTTTGCAGATGAAGATGTTAATCCTGCTGATGCGCGCCGCTGTCGTCGGGATATTTGCGAGGGGAAGCACCCTTTTCGAGAGATTTCAGAGAAGAAGTATGTTCCCTCGGCTTCTTCTTCGGTTGGTTTATTTTTGGGCACGCCGCCTCCTGGTCTGAGTGGTGTTTCAGTTGGTGCTCTGCCGCAGGCCTCTGTCCTCGCGTGGTACTTCTGTTTCACATGGCCATTGCCGGTCTTCCTAATTCTGCTGTCTCGCCGACAGCTCCTGCGGCCCCTCTCTTTGCTGGTGCATTGGCTGCTGTGCTAGATATTTCGTCTTTGTGCTCTTCTTGCTTGGTGGATATTCATATGTACAGATGCTGGCTTCCCATCTATTTTGCAAAGGACAATTTCTTCTAGTTCTAATGTGCGCACGAGAGGGGGGCGTCAGGGTTCGTTGTCAGCTAGCTGTCTGAATCTTCGTGCTTCGGATTGGTCTGATGATCTACAGCACGTACGACGGTATGCATCCTTCTCACGTACATGTCCCCATTGTGGATAATTTGGTGCTAGATTTTACTGTTGTTCGTGAGTAATTTTCCTTGAATTTTCCGTTCTCGCAAGCCATTTTTTATTGTTGTTTCCTCTTTAGAATAATTGTTTATGAATTTTTTAGGAGGACAACAGAATTCTACTGAATTGTGGCGGCGCCGTCGAGAGATTGATGAAGGAAAACGTCCTGTGTTGGGTTCTTCAGGTTTACCTCGACTTTTTGCATTTTGATTTATTCCTCCCCCGCTTCTTAACTTGTTCCCGCTGATGGGGTGTCTCTCCCGGGTATATAGTCTAGACACGTTTCTTCCATGTGGTTGTTCCCATCTTCTGGGGCCTCTTTCTCTCGGCCGTAGGTGTTGGCAGTCCAGCCAACCACGGGTATTCTCTTCTTCGAGATCTAGACCATCTTTTGTGTCTGGATGACACCAGACTTAAATTCTCGATCTATGCGCCCGGGTATGTTTCATTTAGTTGTAATTTATTGTTCATTCTCTGTTCTGCATGTTTAGTTGTTTGTCTAAATGTTCAACTCCCGACGACACATCATCGGGCCACCTCTACCATCACCGTCGAACTGCCGTTGTTGTGTTGCCGTCGAGTTGCTGGCGTTGCAACATCGCCGACTGCTGCTGATATGATCATTGTGGAGCTGCGACGGTGCTGCCTGACTTGGAGCCGAGAGAAAGAATAGGAAGAGATGCGAGAGAGGAGAACCTAGAGCTCTGTATTAATTTCTTTCTTGCTCATTGAGTTACAAGTGTTGTGGTTTTGTAAGCCAACCCAACAAACCATGGTTGAAGCCCCCCACACACATTAACTTAACACACGCACTCGAAGCTGGCGTGGTGGCACCACCACTTCCCACCCCTTACCGGTGGTGCACTCCTGCATATAAGTCCCCTCGGGCGTGACATCTCAACGTACACGCAACGCTGCATCAATCTTTTGACATATCATTGTATATTCAAATGCTCATGATTTAGATGAAGTGGAAAAATCCATATAGTACTTGTTCTTCTCTGAACACATTAGTTTCATGTGGCTTCTGAGGTTGTGCCTTCCGGGATTTAAAGCAGCATTAGCAGTACTATGTACTCGTACGCACAATTGACTAATAAGATTGTACTACCACTTGCATTCCTTTTGTTAGTATGCACGCAATCTACTATTCTTTCCGCATTCAGATT belongs to Triticum urartu cultivar G1812 chromosome 7, Tu2.1, whole genome shotgun sequence and includes:
- the LOC125520608 gene encoding uncharacterized protein LOC125520608 isoform X2 — translated: MSNRLSQMKAVEDHKGSLLLYRISTHKGSLLHFTETHDVGNALCFINQHADAWYYNHVTYQIEARIHKRQYQAATTLRRQQQQDEDVNPADARRCRRDICEGKHPFREISEKNWCSAAGLCPRVVLLFHMAIAGLPNSAVSPTAPAAPLFAGALAAVLDISSLCSSCLVDIHMYRCWLPIYFAKDNFF
- the LOC125520608 gene encoding uncharacterized protein LOC125520608 isoform X1, which codes for MELLKKRHVQQTQMKAVEDHKGSLLLYRISTHKGSLLHFTETHDVGNALCFINQHADAWYYNHVTYQIEARIHKRQYQAATTLRRQQQQDEDVNPADARRCRRDICEGKHPFREISEKNWCSAAGLCPRVVLLFHMAIAGLPNSAVSPTAPAAPLFAGALAAVLDISSLCSSCLVDIHMYRCWLPIYFAKDNFF